The window aaatggagggtcccactaagaagccaagcttgtacgatataggaccctcagaaaatacacaagacataTACAAAAcgatatgaaacaaaataaaacgaaccaTGATAAGAATGATAACATTTGGTCATCTTTTCcagtatacagtatgtcccaaaaaaaaaaaaaaatacaacgcaGCCTTCCGCAATgataattatctttaaaaatagtgaacgAATCTTAATAAAAACTCAGGGTATgagactataactcattgcccacatcttatagaaaaccccattcgatttgcttcagtggtcaaagagaaatacggaattttgtagaggatatcgggaatctcttctgtccaagttctgtctattgttcacacacaagatcatcgaaatgctaaactcggaagaatccgattcatgacatgctttacaacaatccacatttctctgtgaccgcttaaccaaattgaatggggttttctgcaaaatagagctaagatgttataccttaagactctgaagtagcacgtacacaggttgatcataataggtgttatcaattcgaaaatctgattgtaatttttggggcgacttactgcagtatgtccccaaaaaaattacaataagattttcgcattgataatgcccaatatgattaaattttttaaatgctacttcagggtcttgaaatataacattttagctctattttgcagaaatccccattcgatttggttaagcggtcacagagaaatgtggattgttgtaaagcatgtcatgaatcagattcttccgagtttagtatttcgatgatcttgtgtgtgaacaatagacagaacttggacagaagagattcccgacatcctctacaaaattccgtatttctctttgaccactgaagcaaatcgaatggggttttctgtaagatgtgggcaatgagatatagtttcataccttgaatttgtatttagattgattcactatttttaaagatatcattgcggagggccccgttgtaatttttttggggacatactgtacaccGCGGGACAGGTTACAATTCTTAGATCTTATTTGTGTCATTTGGTAAACGTAAATGTAGCAAACAGACTTTTGCAGGAATATTCATCGGTCCTGATAGGCcggaattcacgaaggtggtacaaatgaaaccatggtttataccatggacaaaaaccatggagcgccaagtgtcgcacggaatatttcgttacgaaattggtcatttcgtcgacaaaatgaccgtttcgttaacgaaattatcatttcgtggacgaaatgttcatttagttacaaaatgttgtcatttcgttacaaaataatcatttcatcgacgaaatgactgatttcgtaacgaaatattccttgCGACACTTTGCGCTCCATgctttttgtccatggtttaaaccatggtttcttttgtaccaccttcgtgaattcgggccatagtttTTTCAAAATGCTTTCCAAACACCATGTTTCATCATGCGTATTATTTGTACCACAAAACCGAGTTAACAAACTGGTTAAAGACCCCGGATAtaatcttttgtttgtttatttgcttgtttgtttgtttgtttgtttatccgtttgtttgagttttgtgtttgtgtattcgtttgtttttagttgtaGGGCCCAGTCAAGTTCTGAATTATAATTCTAAACTTTGCAGTTTGAAATTATGATTAACTCACATTGCCTGTAACAGTACTAATTGGCCAATTTTATGTATCATTCATGCATTCCTAACACATTCATAGAAAGTAAGTAGTGGAAAAAACAACACCCTTGGGTTTGAAACCAACTGTTCAGAACGGTGGCTGTGAAACTATCAAGGGTCTGCAGTATACATTGGGTCACTCATTCTTGTGTtaagatgggaaaaaaaaaaacaatcagtgGCAATCATTGTTAAGAAATTAGACAATTAAAcgtgagagtgatacactcatGAACAACAtactttaaaatgtaatatcaacattGAGGTCATTaaacgagaccgacacccacaagtcatacaacccacgagtcatatagcccacgagctcgacattgAGAAAAAAGGGGTCAATGAGTCATGCGGCCCAGGACAGTTTGCATGACCTCAACactataggcaaataaggcTCATGAGTCCCACACTAGGCTGTACTTCAAGCCCTGTTAactaatgtcggtctcgtggaccttgtttACCTATACTGTCCGACTCATgggcattatttgtataatgtcgaactcgtgagctgtatgacccGTGGGTTATATAACTCGCtagatgtatgactcgtgggctaaacgactcgtgggtgtcggtctcatgacgTGCACCCAACGTAACTGCTGAGTATTTTACAACATTCCGATAGCTTTTCATGCACACTCTGCTGAGGTACCCCTCACTGGTGGACAATGGAGTAAATCTACTACAcatacaaacgcacacacacgttTCCAACTGTCATGACTGTGTTCAAAGCTCTATCTAGACCCAGTCTTTCGAAGAATATAAAAGAAGATTAACCCTGCTTGTCAGAAAATAATCAGCCCTAATGAGCAGTTATTAATGCTTAATATGTTAAGGTCTGAATATCAAACCATGCACCGCCCAATAGGTTTTAAGTGTCGCATGTCATCATGATAAAGATTGTACAGAGGGAGACTAAGAATTTATTCTGGTCTATATTTCTTGTCAGAGATCTGGACGGCAGCCCACTGACTGGACTTCGTGAGAACTTTGCGGATCTTTGGTCATTAGAACGACTGTGAGTCCTATTCCGTGTGTTCTATTAACCCTATGTATACAGCACGGCCACATGGTTCATTTTCGTTTGCTATATTACTGAAGTTTCAGAGAATAGCAGTTCTGGAGTACCTTTCAGTTGGACTCTTAACTCTTAACTAGGTTTGTGATTCTTTAAAGCCGTCAGTGTTCAGAAATATCAGGAACATGAATTCCTTTTCTTTAAACGACAGTGTTAAATGACAATGCTTTGGATTCATACCAGATACTCGTACCCGTCTAACAGTCTAAGAACACAGCTTGGTAACTTAGTGGCATATTCATTTCGTGAGGAGTAATGTTGTGAGAGGGACCACATATACGTGAAGTGTGGTATTACTAATTTAAAATACAGCATATACCGTTGCATACAACAAACTCCTTGCTTCAATATAAGGCTTACCCGCCGACCCTGCGACAAAGACGATCATTCTTGCTGCCATGCCGACAGGCCTTTCACTTTGTTCAATACATCATTTTGTACGTCATGTTTTTAAGCGTTGCATCCGGCGATGTGAGAATTCCCTTACTCAGATgttttacaaaatatttattgGACTCAAAATTTCATCAGGCCTTTAGGGTGTATACTgtggttgagtttcttttttctccgtgaaagttaaaaaaaaaacaaaaaaaataattgctgaAACGTATCActtttacaatgctaaaatgCATTAATGTCATTCTTCTGTATCATTAAGTAAAATGCGTAAATAATTTCCCAGGCTGAGAATTGAGTCGTGTGAAGAGGGAACCATTTACCACGGATTACATTGGTTCATATCTTGTGTACCTTTTCGATATTTCAACAACTGATCGGCTTTGAGTCTGACAGCAAAATATGATTTGTCCTTTCTGGTTGCTGCTAATGAACGTTtcttgtttttcatattttctagaTTACTGAAAAGCACGAACCTGACCGTACTTAACGCGACTCTCTTCTCAGGAGTTGGTGCCAGGCTGAAACGATTGTGAGTTTTAATTTGTACACGTGGTACCAAATGAAGCGaactctttttatattttttacttGTGCAAAATCGCATAGCTAAGTCATAGGATAATTCATTTAACTTTATATAGAGATTAATCTAATACATTTTAGatatgtcatgcttttgataatCGTGTCTAATATCAATCAAAGTTTTATACCATAGATAATCACTCGTATTTCCACTGAATTAATTTCAGTTAAACCAAGTTTTATTAGTATTACTTACAAgccacatttatttatttgacgAACACTTTTTTTACGATATATTAGCAGTAATCCGTTGCAGAGGAAAGAAGGAAGTTTTCTCTTTGGAACTGCACAAGCTAAACTACATGTTAAGATGCATATagttttcactatttccacacaaaaaaaagtgttgtaAAAAGATATGTAGGTGAGTCACATACTTCTGACACATACCGTTGTGTTTCAATTTGTATTTTCCAGCTGGGCTTCTTAGATTTCTGAGTGACGAAATATTTCTCCCGAATGTATATTTGTTCAGATTTTCTCAATTTGAAAGTAGTATGTGTCAGATATTATACATCTCAATTTTCCACAGGAATCTTCGAGGAACCGAAATACAAACGATCGAACGAGGGACGTTTCTGAATTTGTCTCGCCTGGAAGACATGTAGGTTAAAAATCATGTAGACAACCTACTTCCATTTTTCacgagcatttttttttttgaaatacccAGCATTCCGTGCTTACAGTTTTCCAGTgcaccactccccccccccccacacacacacacattgccaAGTCATTCATAGTTCTTTTTAATATTCGTAAGTAGGTATATCTTCTTCAGAGAGATCCACATTTACTCTCCTCTCCAAAGATTGTAATTCATCACTTAAAGGTCAGTATCGTTATGGCGTGTCATTTTCTCTATGTTCAGCTTTCATGCTCAATATTTTCTGCCTTTTCCTCTAAGGTATTTTCTAAACAGAATACGGGACTTCTAAAAGCTATCATACTTAAAGCACTTTTTAAAGCGGGGGTATAAAATCATTTCTTCATTTACTTCCTTTTCCctaaaagtaaaagtaaaaacgTATCCATTAATATTTGCAATGTTGATGTTGTAGAAACTATTTACACTTCGAAAAGTGTGAaattagcaaaatcagctcttTAGCAGAGTTACCATAACTGTATATAATGTTGCAACTGATTTGATGTTCCAGCGTCTATTCATCATTAGCGACTCCACTGTACCCAGGCGTCTTTGACGGTCTCCACAGTCTGAAGTCGATGTGAGTTTCGAgatcattttccattttccatcgGTAACCACTCAACCGTATGCAAGAAACCAAAATCTGTCCCATTTCAGAAGCAAGGTTGATATTAGCAGCAGCAGTAATATCCATGTATTAcgtaataatataaaaaaaattaaagcctATTGTCCAGAATCAAACGATATTGAAACaaagacaagaagaaaaagaagaaaaaaaaaagaagaagaaaaagaagaagctgaagCAGAACTAGTCCACAATGCTAGCGTTATCTCGTGTGTATCAGGAAGTAAAGAAATCGGGGGATTTATCGATTAGATGGGGGGTTTTATCGGTGAATATAGTAACCAATGGTGATTCAAACTGGACCCCGTCCTTGCGTAAACCCGGTTTCAATTGCCTTTCGATGTCCACTATACCTGCGTGGCCGACCAGAAGATCACTGAGGTTTCGAGACAATAACGAACATGATCTTCAACCTGTTATTGAAATGCTAGTAAGCATCACCCGATTTAAACTTTGTTCATCTCATTTTAGGTACGTCTACGATCCAAGATTATGCTGCCTAGCTCCAGACTACGCCAGGTGTGTCGTCGAGATACCCACCCATCCACTCTTTACCTGCAGAAAGACCTTCCTCCAGAATTCAACCATCAagactttcattttcattctcgGCATCAGTGCGTTGCTAGGCAACGGTATAGTAATCATCATGAGACTCCGAAGCAAGAGTTCCAGCGATGTAGCTCGTGTCCAGTCGACCCTGATCACCAACCTAGCTGTGTCCGATTTTCTGATGGGAGTCTACATGTTCGTCTTGGCTATCATGGATATCTACATTGGGGAGTCCTACTTCTGGGACGGCAGGGCAGAAGAGTGGCGGTCCAGCACGCCGTGTCAAATATTAGGTTTTATATCAGTTATCAGCAGTGAGGTTTCTGTGTTTATTCTCACTGTGATAAGCGTCGATCGATTCCTCTGCATCATGTTTCCCTTTAGTAGCAATCGCCTGAGACCCATGAGTTGCACCATTGTTGTCACTGCGGTCTGGTTTCTTGCATTTCTCTTGGGGGCAACAAGTATTCTTTTGAACCAATTTGTTCCTGACGCATACAGCCTGAGTGATGTCTGCGTTGGTCTCCCGTTTATCAGGAAACCCATCAATCCTACTCGACAGGTGGATGATCGAGCCCAGGATACTTACAATATTCTAGTCTACCAGACTGCTACTACAGCCTCCGTCTCTACCTGGCGATTTTCTACCGTGCTTTTCCTGGGCATTAATCTGGTTAGTTTCTGTGTCATCGCCCTCGCCTACATCATGATCTTCATAAACGTGCGCTTTGTACGCACCAAGGTCGGCAAGCAAACCAACCAATCTGCGGGTGAGGTCAAGATGGCGGTTCGGATGTTTCTCATCGTCGGAACTGATTTCTTCTGTTGGATGCCCATCATCATCCTTGGAATCTTGGTCCAAACAGTGGGCATCACGGTGACTCCAGACATCTACGCCTGGCTTGTAGTCTTTGTGTTACCCATCAACTCCTCACTCAACCCTTTCATCTATACCATCGCCCATGTGATCTCGGAGAGAGCCAAAAAATGATTCATTTGGTAACAAAATTAATCATAGCCTCCATAAATCATTCCTTGTTTCCTTTctcaaaaaacacacaaaaattaatgatttgcgACACGCTCCCACCCTCCCTATAGATTCTACGGCAGCATGGTCAGTGTGTGTATCAGTGACTGTATGAAGTTGTGTGGAAGTGGAAATCATTTAAGTCGAACATAATTGACGAACTTTTCCACTACACCTGTGTTAAATGGCATGACGTTTTGCCTTATTCTATTATAAACATGTTGCAAATCACTGTGTAAGTCAATGGCATGTTCATGAAAGCTTTGCATTTCATGTTGTTCTTCACTACATACAAATATTTGGAGAGGAATATTTCCCTGTTCACTAAGGCTTCTATAGTCACACAATGTTTTCACAATGttgaatatgtttttttttttttgtcgactTTATAAGGAGGAGTGAAAAGGTTTGATTTGTATTTATAGTACTATGTCAAATGTATTCAGGGCTATATCACAAATGCACTAAAAACCATATTTAAGACCATTACACGATGGTATAGTTTAATTTAACGTTACGAGTTGAAGAATGCTAGTCACTGCTCCGGATGGCCGTGAGTGACATGTGGTGCACATTGTGTTGATTCACATAGTCCTATaggttaaaaagaaaatgttttcaaaacgTGATATGAAACCATGgaggtagttttttttttaaacatcgaATATAATATATGGTTTCGTGTATTTAGATAAACCCTAAACATTTGTACCTAGTGAACAACATCTGATGTAACATTATTTTCTTGGTTGCAGTTTTTCGACACTGAAATATGATCACTCCCACATCATACTTAAGTGTAACTAAGCTATTCTAAGTACGTTGTATGCATATTGCACAGTGATGTACACTTCCTTGACGTACAAATAACACCTTATCATATATTTCAACGCTTTTATTTGTCTATTTCTTTACTGCCATGTGGTTTTGTTATGAAGTTTGAACGATTGTGTTTTGTCATTCAAAGATTTACAGCGTGTATACATACACAGCATTAAAACCTGATCATGATTATGTAGATATGATTttaaactgaatttgaattaaatatACTGAACTGCACCCACAGTTTTTTAATACGAGACTCAGTGGACAGTTCCAGCacattaattttcttatttcaCCACATGATGTATACATAATAGCAcataaacaaagaagaagaacaaacaaGCAAGATTCAAAATACACATATAATGAATAGTGGATCATGACTAGAAAATGTGTCAGTGTACAAGAGCCACATGAAAGACTATTCTCAAGaaagatgtgaaatatgaaggaaccacAAAAGCAAACCTGCTTTTGACTGAGCTTGTGACCAGGAAATACGCATCGTTGTGAATACGTCTTGCAATGAAGATACAACACAAAGTATTGATGACATATCCATATAAAACCTAAAATAGcaagatacaaagaaaaagaggtaaaagaaaagagaatgaagaagaagaagaaggaacagaaagaaaatgaaaacgagaAGAAAATGAAGGCGACATATCAGTACCCAACTATACGATCATAATCTACCATCAAGTACCTAAGAGATTCAATTATAAAAACTGATAATGATTGAAGCTAAACGCTGAAACCATAGATAAAGCAAGCGCGCACTTCAAAGTGATCCGCAGTGAGAGTAGCAAGTACCTTATCACTGAATACCATGGATTGagtatttgtttgaaaatgaagagagaaaaaaaaattaattcgaTTTTCGAGGAGATTATTCCAGAATTTTGGTGTTGGGTCTAGTGAAAACAATTCTCTTCTGAGCTAACAGTATGCGAgcacgtggaaggtgaaatagATCTTTTTGTCATGTGGGGTAATCATGGATTGCACtactggtgattttttttttttttttttttttttttttttttacataagcGTAAAAATGCTTGGGAAGTCTTTGGCAGTTATATAATACAATAAATGTGCCaaaattggaaaagaaaaaaacaaatcagcaaCATTAAGGAATttgtttataaagaaaaaacaacttttAGAGGGGTTGATTTTCGATCTGCTGTTCCGCCGTATCATGGATTTGTCATAGCGATATGTGCTAAACCCCACAATATCAGAGATTTGAAAATAGTTAGTTATAGGGAATAATTATACTCACCTTCTGGGTGATACAAACCTTCGAGAAACTTTAATTCATAAGGACAAGAAAATTCACTCAAAATTGTATTGGCCCTCCTTCGCGTCTTGCGTGAAATTgagcataaagaaaaaaaaaaccatgaatACTTTTTGGTTTGACATTGTTCAACAGTGAAACAAAATTTTTTTATTGCAGACAGTGTGGTAAGAGACATTATCAAGGAATTCGATTAAATAAACGTTAAAAACACACACGTCCACTTTCCTCCGTATCTATGAAGGATTAAAAACTGTCATAAACATTAACCGAAATAAAACCTAAGTGATGGACTGATTCTAACAAGAAAAATTATGATATACTACCATTATGCCCATGATGTGTACATATTTAATGCAAGAACACGTTAAAACACTTACACCACCAATATTTCCCATTACTATGTTTGTGTCTCTGTTTGCTGTCTCTTATAGTTGCAAGCTTCTACAAGTGGTCAACAAAGGTCTACAAGTCCATGTGTTTGTGACCATGTTTGAGAGTATGTATCTATATTTATGATTAGTAGTTGGTGTATGGACACCCAGACataagcacacacatacattatataatatgtgtgtatacatataatacacatacacacatacattcactGGAGTTGACTTTCCCGAAGGCGGAAAATTGAAATTCCACAATATCAATGCATCTTACATTGAGTAATTATAATCTCATAAAATTGCAAATGCTTTACAAATTGCCCTCAATCACCTTGAGGTGCAAGCACCGATTTGTCAGTGTTGTTGAGTGTAATAGCCATGATTacaatcatgggcatacatacttggACGGACACACCCAAGTATTTTATGTTtgtccatgatttttatcatggcatCTAACGTCTAATTAACAGTGCTGAATGATCGGCGTTCATTTTACGTCCATGAAAAGCAATTCGTCAATCTAACAGCAATAAATTTCACAATAGTTgaatataataacaaaattGAAAGATTTGAATGTAACCGAGTTTTACATCACAGAATACTATCGATTGCAAAGTATAAAGATTATCTATGAATTAATGACTGACGCTTCACGAAAACCTCTCTGACCTACTACACGCTATGTTAATTATTACCAAATCAATCTAACACCGTGTACAATTCGAATAATTTAGTATTTTAGTATTGCAACACCCCATTATAGcaattgtcattttcaagccgTTGGGATTTGTTGTGCCGAAATATCGCCAACCTAACGTTGATTTCTTCTTATATCATATTTGTCTGTAAGAGTCCTGATATTTGATGTCATTTTATCACATTGCCTAATTTGTATAGTCATTGTGATAATACCAATGCTTTTTGCAAACTTGTCGAACTTAAATTTCAcatctgtattatttcatgCCTTAGTATGGGATTTCAATGATTCTTTGGGTTCTGAATCCATTTATTAAAGTGACTTGGCATACTTATCAAAACAGATTATTTACAGTCTGCGTAGTAGATCATAGGAGAATGAACATAATAATTCAAGCAGTTTGAACCGTACTCAATTACTACTGGAATGGTACTCGTTATGATATTAGTCAAATCATGTGGAATTTTGGAAATGTAAGGATTGAACGTATTTCACCATAATTTAACTGAACAGCTGGAAGATGGAAGATAGAGAGAAGATAGCATGTGTATGATTATATAAAATAAACCTTTCAACGGCTCAGAAATCAGCAACTTGATACGAAAAACTTGTTATAGGAATCCGTTCATGAGCATCCCTTTCCCAATATGTGATTAGCTTTAGTTACTTGTTCAATAAAGGATATAATAAAGAAACGTTTGATAATATATAGCATGCGACGGTAAACATCGATCATCTTAATTCTGAGTTCTACAGGAGCTTCTTAAAGAATAGTTTCATGGATAAAAGCTCCGCTCTAGTTCTCCTTGGCAGCCCTTATATCAACGAAATCATATTCTCACTGAACAGAATGCAATCCCACATTCGTTGAATGTCCCAAATTTGTTCGACGCAAGAGTCATATTGATTGAACATTGGTCGGTGGTAAATATGCAGTTTTCTTGCTGTTTACTCTTAGACATTTGTTTCAATCAACCTCTGTAACTCTCGAATAGTTTCTTTGCATCACTTGAACTCCTAACGCCTCTGCAATTAAAAGTGTTCCTGTGCAATTAAGTTCATGTGTAGCGCTGCATACGTATTTTCCATCACATTCATCTTAATGATCATATTTCACTTAATTCACAATGGAAATCTGATTTTCCAGGGATAAGCTTTAGCAGTGGATAACGAAGGAAAATTTAATTCAAGATGTACTGATGACAGCTTTGCGAACTACTCTACAATTCCTGATGGAATTCCGATGGCAACGTCTAAATAATGGTGATTAGCAGGCATGAAATGCAATTAAACTAATTGCATGGAGTTGTTGTGACACGTTAAAACGGGCTCTACGGACGACGAGATATGAATGTTTTGATTAGTGGATAGGTTGTCTTATCTACAAACTGATCAAGGCGTGAAAGGAGAAAGACCTTGGATCAATACGTGGCTGCTGCCTTATTATTCTCCTTTACAATGTGCCTCCTATACAGCTTCTGAAATAGGGGTTATAATATTATTTATCCTTGACTTTCTTTCTCATTCATAGTTCTGCATGAAATGATTAGACCCTATAACTCACCAGAAGTACTCAGTAACATGTCGACAGTGATCACTTCGATGTAATGCCTTATATTGAATATGCTTGTACATTTCGATCTAGAGTAATTGCGTACAATGTATTCATAAACTTTTCATCTATATCTAAAATGTTTTACTTCAAACAACACGGAGTAGATATAGTTTCAAAAGGAATGTGCAGTAAATTTTTCCTAAGGGCTCAAAGGAACACAACAAGGGCGGTTTCAAAGTAGACTTCTATTGATATTCTATAACGAGCTACTGAAACGCACATGCGGAATGAGATAACTTAAGTGACCTTTACCGCGTCACTGTGATTGGATTACCCACTCAACCTTTCATATCGTTCCTGCTGTGTGTACAGCTCTGCCCTTCTGGTCAAAGAGAAGCACTGCGTACGACTCGCCTTCAATATCAAACATACTTAAGTCGAAGAAACAGACAGTTTGTACCGTACATTCAAATCACCAGACAATTTTCTCACGATTTGGACGAAGATCATGCGACAAAACAGGGCGATGAGTTAACACGGAGCACATGGGCGCCATAGCAATGATAAGGGTGAAGGTGAAATTGGAGAATTGAATTTCATATCCAAGCGTTGCGTTGTCCTCGCACCTTACTGAGGGATTTCCAGTTGCTAATCAAAGAAGATTAACGTAAGTTAAAAGGAAACTATGAGACTGGATTTGTCTGGTGAATCTCGCCAATGAGGGAGTCATTGTGAATGGACACGCACGACATACTGTATTATGAAACTACTCTCATGTTCCCCTTTTGCAATCATGGCAGAAGTCTAcacattttccttgtttttcccGAGAACATGGAGACAAGTTGGACTCGTCATCgttctgtcatttctgttggtTAACGGTAAGTTTGTCAGTACCGCAGATCTTTCATTCGTCAGACTGAATCCATTTCTTCCTGGAAACAGCGCTACCATGAATATTACTttggtgatgttcgttattccgatggttcgttgatctgaaaaagaaataattgttattccaaaagttcgaTATTCTGAAACATGCCTTTCCCTCCACCTGGATGAACATTATTGTAGCGTTGTTCTGAAAGTGTAAAATTCCTATAGGGTTCGTtcgtccgaaaatgaaataagtttatGAATTTAATCCTTGTCTGATTAAAGAACTTTCGGAATAGTGAACattacttcattttcggattaattaACCATCGAGATAACGAATCGTAACCATTTATTTGTAGCCAGTTGGTAGAGCCAATGATATGATATTGCAGTGCACACAGTAAGGAAGCATAGCATGAGAACAAGTTTGcttcttaaaaaacaaaacaaaacaaacaacttttACGACAATGCCAAATTAAGAACGTAGATAAGCATTGCATTGGTCAGTGTTTTAGCAGTGGCCACTACAAAAGAAATCACGGGCATACATACTCCAGCAAGATTCGAACCTGCGACCTCTTGATTATCGGACAGGcgtcttatccactagaccaccgaacttTCGCCCGTTAGCCCGTGCTGATTCCAATCCCTTGTACCATGCAGCGGGTATTAATAGGCCCATTGCGTATtatattcaaattgatgaaattcttgcattcattgcaactgattgaaaacTTACTAATCAGATaatatttcacttatttcttcctttaaaaaaaacacacacacacacgcacacagtggcgtatctacgggggggcaaggggggcacgtgccccgggcgccactccttgggggcgcaaaaaaaaaagaaaaaaaacgaagaagaagaagaaaaaaaggaaaaaaaaaaacacgaagaagaagaaaaaaaaaaagaagaagaagaagaagaagaaaaagaaatgaaaaaaaaaaaaaaactcgcccggaaggggggagggagaatggtgtgtgtgtgtgtgggggggggggggggcagaaaaccaaatcaaacaggataaaaacaaacatgatgatgacgcggacaaaatgacaatgtttattgtgttcacacaaaaattccatgatctgtgagctgaaatacaaaaattttcggctcgctcgctgcgctcgctcgccagaatttatataaaaaagaaggtaagatca of the Diadema setosum chromosome 16, eeDiaSeto1, whole genome shotgun sequence genome contains:
- the LOC140239469 gene encoding G-protein coupled receptor GRL101-like isoform X2, which gives rise to MQHIKTGVFDGLRRLELLDLMNNNLTHLESGSFRGLYHLKMLDLDGSPLTGLRENFADLWSLERLLLKSTNLTVLNATLFSGVGARLKRLNLRGTEIQTIERGTFLNLSRLEDIVYSSLATPLYPGVFDGLHSLKSMYVYDPRLCCLAPDYARCVVEIPTHPLFTCRKTFLQNSTIKTFIFILGISALLGNGIVIIMRLRSKSSSDVARVQSTLITNLAVSDFLMGVYMFVLAIMDIYIGESYFWDGRAEEWRSSTPCQILGFISVISSEVSVFILTVISVDRFLCIMFPFSSNRLRPMSCTIVVTAVWFLAFLLGATSILLNQFVPDAYSLSDVCVGLPFIRKPINPTRQVDDRAQDTYNILVYQTATTASVSTWRFSTVLFLGINLVSFCVIALAYIMIFINVRFVRTKVGKQTNQSAGEVKMAVRMFLIVGTDFFCWMPIIILGILVQTVGITVTPDIYAWLVVFVLPINSSLNPFIYTIAHVISERAKK
- the LOC140239469 gene encoding G-protein coupled receptor GRL101-like isoform X1, whose translation is MQHIKTGVFDGLRRLELLDLMNNNLTHLESGSFRGLYHLKMLLLEGNRIAKLDGGCFRDLRSVSVVDLDGSPLTGLRENFADLWSLERLLLKSTNLTVLNATLFSGVGARLKRLNLRGTEIQTIERGTFLNLSRLEDIVYSSLATPLYPGVFDGLHSLKSMYVYDPRLCCLAPDYARCVVEIPTHPLFTCRKTFLQNSTIKTFIFILGISALLGNGIVIIMRLRSKSSSDVARVQSTLITNLAVSDFLMGVYMFVLAIMDIYIGESYFWDGRAEEWRSSTPCQILGFISVISSEVSVFILTVISVDRFLCIMFPFSSNRLRPMSCTIVVTAVWFLAFLLGATSILLNQFVPDAYSLSDVCVGLPFIRKPINPTRQVDDRAQDTYNILVYQTATTASVSTWRFSTVLFLGINLVSFCVIALAYIMIFINVRFVRTKVGKQTNQSAGEVKMAVRMFLIVGTDFFCWMPIIILGILVQTVGITVTPDIYAWLVVFVLPINSSLNPFIYTIAHVISERAKK